Proteins from one Cyclopterus lumpus isolate fCycLum1 chromosome 11, fCycLum1.pri, whole genome shotgun sequence genomic window:
- the klhl7 gene encoding kelch-like protein 7 yields the protein MTGVASPEKVASTKKKSERKCAIKEEFRQLSSIMGVMNNLRKQGTLCDVTLVVQGKTFPAHRVVLAAASHFFSLMFTTRMMESMSHEVELRSAEPEIIELLIEFIYTARISVNSSNVQSLLDAANQYQIEPVKKMCVEFLKGQIDATNCLGISSLADCMDCPELKAAAEDFVELHFTEVYKLDEFLQLNVSQLTHLLHQDKLTVRAEAQIYDAAVRWLKYDVCNRQHHMVEVLGCVRFPLVSKTFLSKTVQAEPLIQDNPQCLKMVISGMRYHLLSLEDREDLGESSRPRRKKHDYRIALFGGSQPQSCRYFNPKDSAWTDIRCPFEKRRDATAVFWDNVVYILGGSQLFPIKRMDCYNVLKDSWYSKLGPPTPRDSLAACPAMGKIYTSGGSEVGSSALDLFECYDTRTESWQVKTSMLMARCSHGSVEANNLIYVCGGTVGNNVSGRVLNNCEVYDPNTQKWRELSGMKEARKNHGLVVVNSRIYAVGGQGALGGLDSVEYYDIASNEWHAAAAMPWRGVTVKCAAVSEVIYVLAGFQGVGRLGHVLEYHIETDRWVTCSKVRAFPVTSCLICVVDTCGVNEDEDMDLIDSQSHAAATASAPTS from the exons ATGACGGGGGTGGCCTCTCCAGAGAAGGTGGCAAGCACCAAGAAGAAGAGCGAGAGGAAGTGTGCCATCAAAGAGGAGTTCAGACAGCTGTCGAGCATCATGGGAGTCATGAACAACCTGAGGAaacag ggTACTCTCTGTGATGTTACACTGGTGGTTCAGGGGAAAACCTTTCCTGCCCACAGAGTAGTGTTGGCTGCTGCCAGCCACTTCTTCAGCCTCATGTTCACCA CCAGAATGATGGAGTCGATGTCTCACGAGGTGGAGCTCAGGAGTGCCGAGCCTGAGATCATTGAGCTGTTGATTGAATTTATCTACACAGCTCG GATTTCGGTGAACAGCAGTAACGTCCAGTCGTTGCTGGATGCAGCCAACCAGTACCAGATTGAGCCTGTGAAGAAGATGTGTGTGGAGTTCCTCAAAGGACAAATTGATGCAACAAACTGCCTTG GTATTTCCTCCCTGGCAGACTGTATGGACTGTCCCGAGCTGAAGGCGGCAGCAGAGGACTTCGTCGAGCTGCACTTCACTGAAGTCTACAAACTGGATGAGTTCCTGCAACTAAATGTTTCACAGCTCACACACCTATTGCACCAGGACAAACTCACTGTCCGTGCCGAGGCCcag ATTTATGACGCAGCAGTGCGCTGGCTGAAGTACGATGTGTGTAACAGACAGCACCACATGGTGGAGGTGTTGGGGTGCGTTCGCTTTCCTCTGGTCTCCAAAACCTTCCTCTCCAAGACGGTGCAGGCTGAGCCCCTCATTCAGGACAACCCACAGTGTCTCAAGATGGTCATCA GTGGGATGCGCTACCACCTGCTGTCCCTGGAGGATCGGGAGGATCTTGGTGAGAGCAGCCGACCGCGACGCAAGAAGCACGACTACCGCATCGCTCTGTTCGGAGGGTCCCAGCCTCAGTCCTGCCGCTACTTCAACCCCAAG GACTCCGCCTGGACAGACATCCGCTGCCCCTTCGAGAAGCGCAGAGATGCCACAGCCGTCTTCTGGGACAATGTGGTCTACATCCTGGGTGGCTCACAGCTCTTCCCCATCAAGCGCATGGACTGCTACAATGTACTGAAGGACAGCTGGTACTCCAAGCTGGGTCCTCCCACGCCTCGTGATAGCCTTGCTGCCTGCCCTGCCATGGGGAAGATCTACACATCTGGGGGGTCGGAAGTGG gaagCTCTGCCCTCGACCTTTTCGAATGCTATGACACAAGAACAGAGTCTTGGCAGGTGAAAACCAGCATGCTGATGGCTCGCTGCAGTCATGGCTCAGTGGAGGCCAACAACCTCATATACGTCTGTGGAGGCACGGTGGGAAACAATGTGTCTGGCAGGGTCCTCAACAACTGTGAGGTTTACGACCCCAACACTCAAAA ATGGAGGGAGTTGTCTGGGATGAAAGAGGCCAGGAAGAACCATGGGCTGGTGGTGGTCAACAGCAGAATCTACGCTGTTGGAGGGCAGGGAGCTCTGG GTGGACTTGACTCTGTAGAATACTATGACATTGCCAGTAATGAGTGGCATGCTGCTGCGGCGATGCCGTGGCGAGGTGTAACGGTGAAGTGTGCAGCGGTCAGTGAGGTCATCTATGTGCTGGCGGGATTTCAAGGGGTGGGGCGACTCGGACACGTCCTGGAGTACCACATTGAAACTGACAG GTGGGTGACTTGCAGCAAGGTGCGAGCATTTCCTGTCACAAGCTGCCTGATCTGTGTGGTCGACACGTGCGGAGTCAACGAAGACGAAGACATGGACCTGATAGACTCTCAGTCACACGCTGCAGCCACTGCCTCTGCCCCAACCTCATAG